A part of Desulfotomaculum nigrificans DSM 574 genomic DNA contains:
- a CDS encoding GGDEF domain-containing protein has translation MKDKEKTKEQLINELIEGRQQIRMLKELNKKLHSLSMVDELTGLYNRRGFLTLTSQRLEIASGATMAMYLLFADLDNLKWVNDNLGHREGDRAIIETGNILKKTFRNSDIIARLGGDEFVVLLQGADNSSERITRRLQEYMEEYNAKGNRPYKLEISVGIVRCEMEYSIEELLARADDLMYRHKRSKRIL, from the coding sequence ATGAAGGATAAAGAGAAAACGAAAGAACAGTTAATCAATGAGCTGATAGAAGGACGTCAGCAAATTAGAATGTTAAAAGAGTTAAATAAGAAATTACATTCCCTGTCAATGGTGGATGAGCTTACAGGTTTGTATAACCGGCGGGGCTTTTTAACCCTGACTAGTCAACGTTTAGAAATAGCAAGTGGTGCAACAATGGCGATGTATCTGCTTTTTGCCGATTTAGATAATCTGAAATGGGTTAACGACAACCTGGGGCACCGAGAAGGGGATCGGGCGATTATTGAGACTGGAAACATTCTAAAAAAAACTTTTCGCAATTCCGATATAATTGCCCGACTTGGGGGAGATGAATTTGTGGTACTGCTCCAAGGAGCTGATAATTCCTCTGAGAGGATAACACGGCGTTTGCAGGAGTATATGGAAGAATACAATGCCAAGGGAAATCGTCCTTACAAATTAGAAATAAGTGTTGGCATAGTTCGTTGTGAAATGGAATATTCAATCGAGGAGCTTCTGGCTAGAGCAGATGATTTAATGTATCGCCACAAACGTAGTAAACGCATTTTATAA
- a CDS encoding YkvA family protein: protein MPSIMAHRDPRVPWYAKLFIPVLVGYAFSPVDFIPDFIPILGYWDDLILLPIGITLKDDPYPVVEESRQKTEQHLKQKPTNWVAGFIIMMVWVAFLSWFILKIR, encoded by the coding sequence TTGCCCTCTATTATGGCCCACCGGGACCCCCGAGTACCCTGGTATGCCAAGCTATTTATCCCTGTCCTGGTGGGCTATGCCTTTAGCCCGGTGGATTTCATCCCAGACTTTATTCCCATTCTGGGTTATTGGGATGACTTAATTTTGCTGCCTATAGGAATTACCCTTAAAGACGATCCCTACCCAGTCGTGGAAGAATCCCGCCAAAAGACGGAGCAGCACCTCAAGCAAAAACCCACCAACTGGGTGGCGGGGTTCATCATTATGATGGTTTGGGTGGCCTTTCTTAGCTGGTTCATACTAAAAATTAGGTAG